The sequence ACGGCAGGGCGTGGTAGGGGGGAGTTGTGTGGGAGTCGCACCCTAGGGTCGGAGGCGTGCAGCCCGCCGACGTCGTCCGCCACCGCCTGCGAGCGCAGCACCTGCGGGGAGGGCGCGCCGAGGGGCCGGCACAGGTGGTGCGGGAGCTCCTCGCGGTGCAGGCGCAGGAGCTGCCGGTCGCGCGGTGGTCCCTGGCCCAGCGGAGCACGGGCGACGACGAGGAGGTACGCCGGCTGCTCGACGAGGGCGCGGTGCTCCGCACGCACGCGCTGCGGCCCACGTGGCACCTGCTGGCGCCCGAGGACCTGCGCTGGGTCCTGCGCGCCACGTCGCCCCGCGTCCACCAGGCGTCCGTGACCGCGTGCCGGCGCGAGGGCCTGGACGCCGACGCGCTGCGCCGCACGGACTCCCTGCTCGCCGCGGCGGTCGGGGCCCGCGGCCACCTCACGCGCGAGGGGCTGCGGGAGGCGCTCGGCACCGAGCGCTCGGCGATGTGGTGGACGCTCGCCGTGATGCACGCGGAGCTCGAGGGCGTGCTCGTCAGCGGGCGCGCGCAGGGCGTCCACCAGACCTACGCGCTGGCCGAGGAGCGCGCGCCCGCGGGCCGCGACCTCACGGGAGACGAGGCGCTCGTCGAGCTGGTCCGGCGCTTCCTCGTCGGGCACGGTCCCGCAGGCGTGCGGGACCTCGCGTGGTGGGCGAGCCTCACCCTCACCCAGGTGCGCCGCGCGCTGGCGGCGCTGGACGACGAGGTGGAGCGGCTCGACGTCGCGGGCACGGAGCTGTGGTGGGTCCCCGCCGCGCTGCCGTCCGACGACGGTGGCGGCGCGGCGCGGGACGTCGTCGGGAACGGGACGGGGGACGGCCCCGTGGTCGACCTCCTGCAGGCGTTCGACGAGGCCCACGGCTCGTTCCCCGCGACGCGCTCGCTCATGGACCCCGCCGGCCTGGCCGCGCACCGGCCGCAGGACAACGCCGCGATCCACGTCCTGCTGGTCGACGGGCTGGTGGCCGGGTGGTGGCGCCGGTACACGCGGCCGGGCCGCGTCGAGGTGACGGTCCGCCCGGCCCGGGAGCTCACCGCGGCCGAGCACGCGTCGGTGCTCGCGGCGTTCGCGGAGCACGAGCGCTTCGTCGGCCAGGAGGTCCGCGTCGAGTTCGGCTGAGCGACCTCGTCGTGCCGGCGACCTCGTCGTTCCGGCGACCTCGTCGTCCCGACCCGTGCCGGGGCAGGGAACAGCCCGTGGGCCGGACCCCCGGTCGGGGGCCCTGCCGCGAAGGACGAGGTCGCGGCTCCCACGGGCTGCGGTGACTGCCGGTATTCGCTCGCCGCCCTGCCGGGACTCGGTGGTCCCTGCGGAGCCTGCGGGCGGACCTCGCAGTCCGTCCGAGTGCTCGGGCGGCTAGCGGACAGCCACCTCACGCGTCCTGAGATTCTTCATGTCTCGGACCACCTCCTTCCGTGTGCCGCCGACGCTACGCCCGCGCCCGCGCGCCGCCACACGCTTTTTCCGACGCTCTCCCCGACTGGCTCCCCGGCTGTCTCCCCGACGGTCAGGAGTGGTCCACCACCGGCCGGATCTCGGCGTCCTCGAGCAGCACGTCGGCGACGAGCGCGACGAGGTCCTCGGGCTCGTCGGTCGCGACCAGGTAGAAGCCGCCGACCACCTCGGTGAGCTCGCCGAACGGCCCGTCGGTGACGCTCGGCGGCGCGCCCGCCGCTCGTCGTCGGACCACCTTCCCGACCGGTGCGGCGGCGAGCTCCTCGCTCGCGACGAGCACGTGCCCGCGCTCGACCGCGAGCGCCCGGAAGCGCTCGTGCGCCGCGCCGTTCACCGTCTCCTCCTGCGGCGTGCGCGCGGCCCACGCGCGCTCGTCGCCCCACAGCAGCACCATGTGCGTCGCCTGTGTCATGGCCCCTCCTCGCCTCCCCGGCGGCGGGTCCGTCCGTCCCGCCTCGTCGGGGTGACGCGGTCGGACTCCCGCGTTCGACACTAGGCCGCGGGCAAGCGGCTCTGCGCGAGCGCGGTGACCTCGGCGCCCCCGGTGTCCGGCCAGCACATGCGGCTCAGGTGGTCCAGACCACGTGGACGACGTGCACCTGGGTGACCGACGACGTCGTCGCCGGCCTCCGGGGTGGCAAGGTGGGGGCGTGATGCTGAAGAGTGCGGCGGACATCGCCGCGATGCGCCCGGCCGGGACGTTCGTCGCCGGGGTCCTGTCCTCGCTGCGGGATGTCGCGACGGTCGGGATGACGCTGCAGCAGCTCAATGACCACGCCCACGGCATGATCCGGGACGCCGGCGCGCACTCCGTCTACCTCGGCTACCACCCGTCCTTCGGCGCGATGCCGTACCCGGGCGTGCTGTGCACCTCGGTGAACGACGCGGCGCTGCACGGGCTCCCCTCGTCGTACGTCCTGCAGGACGGGGACGTGCTCTCGATCGACTTCGCGGCGCAGGTGCAGGGATGGGTCGCGGACTCGGCGATCACGTTCCAGCTCGGCACGCCCACGCCGGAGGCGCAGCGCCTGATCGAGACCACGGAGCGCGCGCTCGCCGCCGGCATCGCCGCCGCCAGGGTCGGCGGGCGGATGGGGGACGTCTCGGCCGCGATCGGCGAGGTCGGCCACAAGGGCGGCTACGGCATCAACACCGACTTCGGCGGCCACGGCGTCGGCCGGACGATGCACGAGGACCCGCACGTCCCGAACGACGGCCGCCGGCGCAGCGGGCTCAAGCTCCAGGCCGGCCTGGTCGTGGCGATCGAGCCGTGGTTCATGGCGGGCGGCGACGAGTACGTGGTGGACCCCGACGGCTGGACCATCCGGTCCGCGGACGGGTCGCTCGCGGCGCACTTCGAGCACACCGTCGCCCTCACCAAGGACGGCCCTGTCGTCCTGACGGCGCGGGACTGACAGCGTGGGACTGACAGCGTGGGACTGACGACGTGGGACTGACGACGTGGGACCGACGGCAGGGGGACCCGGTGATCGTGCGATGAGCGGCAACGACCGGTACGACTCCGGGGCACGGCCCTACGACCTGCCGGCTGAACCGGTCGCGTACGGCACGGCGCCGTACGGCACGGCGCCGTACGGTACGGCGCCCCCGGTCCACCCCGGGTACGACGACGTCCGCGACGGTGCCCCCGTCCCGTCGATCGCCTGGTCGACCGTCCGCAGCGACCAGGTGGTCCCGAGCGGCGTGACCGTCCTGGTGGCGTGGCTGCTGGTGCTCTTCACCGGCTTCTACCTGCTGCCGTGGGCGATCGCGGCGACGCGCGGCAAGGCGGACCGCTGGTCGATCTTCTGGGTCACGCTCCTGCTCGGGTGGACCGGCATCGGCTGGCTGATCTGCCTCGTCTGGAGCGTCCTGCCGCACCACATGGTGCGGATCGCGCCCCTGCCCGCGCCGGCCGGCTGGTACCCGCAGCCGGACGGCAGCCACGCGTTCTGGGACGGCGCGCGCTGGACGGGCCACCGCGCCTGACCGCGCTGGTCCACACTGGTCCGCGATGTCCTCCTCGATCCACGGCGCCCCCGAGCCCGTCCGCCCGCGCCCGTCCGTGCACGCGGAGCGGGAGCAGCGCGCGACGCCGCGGGCCGGGCAGCCCGGTGCCATCCCGGACTCGGAGCGGGCGTTCTTCGTCCAGGAGTTCCGCGGCGTCACGATCGTGCTCTCGCTGCCCGTCCTCGACGACGACGCGCTCGAGCCGCTGTCCCGCACCGTGCGCGGCTTCGACGAGGGCGACACCCGCCTGGTGCTCGTCGTCGCCGACCAGGGCGACGCGGCCCGGCTGCAGGCCCGGCTCCACCCGGCGCTCGGCGAGGCGGCGGTGCTCACCGCGCCCACGGTCTGGTCCGAGGACGCCCTCGCCGGCCTGTGGATCACGGCGACCGACGCCCGCGTGGTCGTCGTCGTGGCCGCCGACCCGCGGGCCGTGGCCGCCAGCGCGGGGTTCGTCGCCGCGGGGCTCGGCGCGTCCAAGGTGGTGCTCACGGACCCGGACGGCGGCTGGGGCGACCCGCCGCGGAGCTTCGTCGACCTCGAGCTGCACCGCGACGCGCTCGACTCGGCGCTGCGGGAGCGCGGGGACGGCAGCCTGCTGCACGCCGCGGAGACCGCGCTGCGCGGCGGCGCGTTCAGCGTCAACCTGTGCCGCGCGCAGGACATCGAGCTGGAGCTGTTCACGTTCGACGGCACCGGGACGCTCCTGACCCTCGGCGGCTACGTCCACCTGACCGAGCTGCGGGTCGACGACCTGCCGGCGGTCGAGCGGCTGGTGGCCCAGGGCGTCGCCGACGGCGTGCTCAAGCCGCGCAGCCGCGAGCAGGTGGCCCGGATGGCGGTCGGCGGGCTCGGCGCCCGCGTGCTGCGCACCGGCCACCTCGCCGGCATCGTCGGGCTCGAGACCGAGCCGTACGGACGGGACGGGCTCGGCGAGGTCTCCGCCCTCATCACCGTCAGCGAGTTCTCCGGCGCCGGCTCCGGCGGGCTGCTGGTCGACGGCCTGGTGGAGCGGGCGCGCGGGGCCGGGCTGCGGGCGCTGTTCGCGGTGACCGTGTCCGACGACGCCGCCGCCTTCTTCGTGCGACGAGGCTTCCGCGAGGTGCCGCAGGACGCGGTCCCCGCCTCGAAGTGGGACGGCTACGACCCCGAGCGCCTCGCGCACGCGCGCTGCTTCTGGTTCGACCTGCGTCCGTGACGCGGGCGTCCTGCGTCCCCGGCGCGGCGCCGACGAGCCGGCGAGCGTCAGCCCTGCGCGGCCTCGTCGGCCAGGGCCTCCGCCAACGTGACCCGACCGGTCGCGTGGTCCGGCGGCGCGAGGTGGTGCCCCGCGCGCACCGCGGCGAACGCCTTCCCGGGCAGCGGCACGGACACGCTCCGCGGCCGCCGGCCCTGCGCCGCCGCGACGATCCGGTACGCCTCCCGGGCGCTCAGCACCTGCGGACCGGCCAGGTCCTCGACCCGTCCGGACGGACCCGCGGCCACCAGGTCGACGAGCCGCGCGGCCACCTCCCGCACCTCGACCGGCTGCACGCTCGTCCCGCCGGGCAGCACCGTCAGCCCCGCGACGGTCATCCGGTCCAGGAGCCGCGGCACGAACTGGTGGAACTGCGTCGCGCGGAGCGTGGTCCACGGGACGCCGCCCGCCTCCACCAGTCCCTCGACCTCGAGCTTGGCGCGGTAGTAGGAGTACGGGATCGCGTCGACGCCGACGATCGAGATGAACACCAGGTGCGGCGTGCCGGCCGCCCGCGCGGCGATCAGCAGCCGTCCCGCGGCCTCGACGTCGCGCGCGGGCGTCCCCGGCTCGCTGGCGCAGTGGATCACCGCGGCCACGCCGGCCAGGGCCGTGTCCAGACCGGCGCCGGTCGTCAGGTCCCCCACCACGCGCCCGATCCCCGGCGCGTCGTCCGTGGCCGGCCGGCGGCTCAGCAGCCGCACCGCGCGACCGCGCCGCAGCAGCTCCGCCACCACCTCGCGGCCCAGCATGCCGGTGCCGCCGGTGACCAGCACCGGGGCGTCGTCGTCGCGTGCAGCGTCGTCGTCCACCCCGCCATCCTGGCAGGCGCCGCCCTCCCTCACCTGGTCTTGGACCACCCTCCAGCCGTGCTAATCTTCTGCGGCGCGCGCGAGTGGCGGAACGGCAGACGCGCTGGCTTCAGGTGCCAGTGTCCGAAAGGGCGTGGGGGTTCAAATCCCCCCTCGCGCACACAGATCGAACGGCTCGGATCCCTCGGGATCCGGGCCGTTCGTCGTTCCGGCGTGGCCTCGAGACGCGGCGGACGATCCTGTACCGGCCCGCCGCGGAGGCGGCTCGCCCGATCCGGTGACATCTCAGCGAATCACCCCGGACGCCCCGCCTGTCCCTCACGCTCAGGGCACCGCCGGTCGGCGGTCGGGCGAGGGGGCGCGATGAGGGCGACGCTGAGTGCGTGGTGCATGACGGGTGTCGCCGTCGTGGTGCTGACGGGGTGCGGCGCCACTCCGGACCCCGCGCCGCCGTCGAGCGCGGGTGTCGGTCTCGAGGAGCACTGCGCGCTCGCGGTCGACATCGAAGAGGTCGTCGCCGAGCCGGACGGCGCGGACGTCGTCGTGACCTGGCGGGACACGCGCGAGCACCTGGCTGCCACCGAGTACCTCGTCGCCCGCCGGGCGCCCGACGCGTCCGTGTGGGAGGTCGTCGGCACCGTCGAGCTCGAGCCTGGCGCCGAGCGCCGGTTCGTGGACAGCCCGCCGACGGACGCGCTGCCCGCCGAGTACACCGTCGCGGCCGAGGGCAGCTGCGTGCGGTTCGCGTCCGACATCTGCGTCACCGAGGCGCCCTGCCCGGTCGCCACCGCCCTCACCACCGAGCCCTGAGCGAGATCCCGAGGGTGTCGCCTCACGGCTCGGTGCGTCACGGCCGGCTGCGGGACGCCACGAGTCCGACACCGATCCCGAGCATCCAGACGTCCTTGCTGACGGCGAGGCCGTCCGGCGTCGGCCAGACGCTGCCGGGCTCGTGCATCCCCGGCGTGCGCAGGTACATGCCCAGCAGCCCGCCGGAGAACGCGGTCAGGCCGGTTCCCGCGAGCCGGTCGGGGACGAACGGGACCAGGAGCGCGGCGCCGAGGGTCACCTCGGCGATGCCGAGCAGGCGGAGGAACCTCGTCGGCGGCACGTGCTGGAGGAACGGGTAGGCGTCGGCGGCGGCTCCGTGCACGCCCTTCGCGCGCTCCTCGTCGCCCCGGAGCTTGCCCAGGCCCTCGTGCAGGATGAACGCGCCGGTCGCCAGGCGCGGGGGAAGGCTCGCGATGCGCATGTGACCAGTAGACGCGTGCGGGCGCGCGGCGGCACCTCGGGAGGCGGCGTCCTCCCGCGTCCCCGGCTCGACGAGCGGGCGCGCCCGGGCCGGGGCAGGATCACGGGATGGCTCTCTGGCTCATCCTCATCATCATCGCCGTCGTCATGGTGGTCCTCGGCATCGCGATCGAGGCCGCGAAGATCATCCTCTGGATCGGCATCGCACTGCTCGTGATCAGCCTGATCGGCTGGCTCGTCGGCCGGATGCGCTCGCGCACCTGACGCGCCCGCGTCCCGCCGGGACGCGGGCGACCGGCAGGATGGGGGCATGAGCGCGACCCTCCAGGCCCGCCGGGTGTCCGCGGCGTTCGGCGACCGTGAGCTGTTCGCCGGCCTCGACCTCGTGGTGGCTCCCGGCGACGTCGTCGGGCTCGTCGGACCGAACGGCGCGGGCAAGACCACCCTGCTGACCATCCTCGCGGGCAGCCGCGCGCCGGACGGCGGCACGGTGACGCTGTCGCCGCCGACCGCGCAGGTCGGGTACCTGCGGCAGGAGGTCGAGCGGCGGTCCGACGAGACCGTGCGCACCTTCCTCGAGCGGCGCACCGGCGTCCTCGACGCGCAGCGCGCCATGGACGCGGCGTCGGACGCGCTCGCGGCCGACGAGCCCGACGCCGGTGACGTGTTCACCTCCGCCCTGGAGACGTGGATGGCGCTCGGCGGCGCGGACCTGGACTCGCGGCTGGGCGTCGTGGCCGACGACCTCGGGCTCGCGGTGGACCTCGACCTGCCCATGACCGCGCTCTCCGGCGGGCAGGCCGCACGCGTGGGGCTGGCGGCGCTGCTGCTGTCCCGGTTCGACCTGTACCTGCTCGACGAGCCGACGAACGACCTGGACGCCGACGGCCTCGACCGGCTCGAGGAGTTCGTGCAGGAGGCGCAGGCGCCCGTCGTCGTCGTCTCCCACGACCGCGAGTTCCTGGCCCGGACCGTCACCACGGTCGTCGAGATCGACCGCAGCCTGCAGCGCGTGGCGACGTACGGCGGCTCGTACGACGCGTACCTCGAGGAGCGGTCGACGGCCCGGCGGCAGGCGCGCGAGGCGTACGAGGCCTACGCGGGCCGCCGTGATGCCCTCGCGGCGCGCGCCCGGATGCAGCGCGCCTGGATGGAGAAGGGCGTGCGCAACGCCCGGCGCAAGGCGACGGACCCCGACAAGCACGTGAAGCACCACCGCGGCGAGACCGCGGAGAAGCAGGCGGCCAAGGCGCGCCAGACGGACAAGATGATCGAGCGCCTCGAGGTGGTCGAGGAGCCGCGCAAGGAGTGGCAGCTCCGGATGAGCATCGCGGCAGCACCGCGCTCGGGGGCGGTGGTCGCGACCGCGCGGGCCGCCGTGGTGCGGCGCGGTGGCTTCGTGCTCGGCCCCGTCGACCTGCAGCTCGACTGGCAGGACCGGGTCGCGGTGACCGGCCCCAACGGCTCCGGCAAGTCGACGCTGCTCGCGCTGCTGCTCGGCCGTCTGGCGCCCGACGAGGGCAGCGCGACGCTCGGCTCGGGCGTGCTCGTCGGGGAGGTCGACCAGGCGCGTGCCGCGTTCGAGGGCGACGAGCCCGTCGGCGACGCGTTCGCGCGCGAGGTGCCGGACTGGACCACCGCGGACGTGCGGACGCTGCTCGCGAAGTTCGGCCTCGCCGGGCACCAGGTCGGGCGGCCCGCCTCCTCGCTGTCACCCGGCGAGCGCACGCGCGCGACGCTCGCGCTGCTGCAGGCCCGCGGCGTCAACCTGCTGGTGCTCGACGAGCCGACGAACCACCTCGACCTGCCCGCGATCGAGCAGCTCGAGCAGGCGATGGAGTCGTTCGAGGGGACGATCCTGCTGGTCACGCACGACCGTCGGATGCTCGACACCGTCCGCCTGACGCGCCGGTGGCACGTGGACGACGGTCAGGTGCTCGAGGTGCCCCGGGACTGACCGGTCACGCCGGCGGCGTGCTCAGCGAGGCGACGGCCGCGATCCGCAGCTCGACGCGCTCGTCGTGACGCAGGACCGTGAACAGGGTGCGCGTGCACCCGCGGCACCGCACGATCGCCGCGCGCTCGTCGACCTCCACGACCGCCGTCGCCATCGGGGCGGAGGCGCCGCAGTGGGCGCACTCGACGACCACGACGGTCGCGTCCGTCTCGAGCAGCGCGCGCAGGCTGCCGGCGATCGCGTTGCCGTCGACGACCTCCGCGGGACCGCGCGGACCCTCCGGGTGCTGCCTCATCACCGGCCTCCGAATCTCTCGGTGCGGACCCGCAGCGGGTCATGACCCGCGGCGACGAGCGCGTCGGCCGCGGCCTCGACGAAGCCCGTGGGACCGCACACGTAGGTCAGCGGCTTCTGGTCCGGCGGCCACGTCGCGGCGGCGACCTCCGTCGGGCCCAGGCGCCCGACGCGCCCACCCCAGCCGTCCGGGGCCGCGCGCGTGTACGCCCAGGTCACCTCGATGTCGCCGGACGCCAGCGCGTCGATCTCGTCGCGGTACATCGCGTCGGCCGCGGAGCGCACCGAGTACAGCAGCCGGAACGGTCCGCCGACCCCACCGGCCACCCGGGCGCGCAGCATGGCGAGCAGCGGGACGATCCCGGACCCGCCCGCGACGAGCTGCACGGGGGACGGATCGCCCGCGTCCCACACGAAGTACGCGCCGAGCGGCCCCTTGACCTCCATCGCGTCACCGGGCTCGACGACGCGGACCAGGTAGTGCGAGACCTCGCCGTCCACGACCTCGTCGACCGCGAGCTCCACGAGCTCGCCGGGACCCGACGAGGCGATCGAGTAGGAGCGCTCGGCCTGGTAGCCGTCTTCGGCCGTGAGCCGGACGTCGAGGTGCTGACCGGGCAGGTTGCCGGGCCAGCCGGGCACCGCCAGCCGCAGGACGCGCGCGTGCGCCGTGCTCGGCACCGCCTCGGCCACCCGCGCCGGCATCCACCGGGGCGCGCTCACCAGTAGCGCTCCTCCGTCCACGGGTCGCCGTGCAGGTGGTAGCCGTTCTGCTCCCAGAAGCCGGGGTCGTCGCGCTCCTGCAGCTCGATCCCGCGCACCCACTTGGCGCTCTTCCAGAAGTACAGGTGCGGCACCAGCAGCCGCGCGGGACCGCCGTGCTCGGGGTCGAGCGGCTCGCCGTCGAACTCGAACGCGACCCAGGACCGCTCGTCGAGCAGGTCCTCGAGCGCGACGTTGGTGGTGTAGCCGCCGTAGGAGTGCACCATCGCGAAGTCCAACGACGTCTCGACATCGGCGAACAGCACGTCGAGCGAGACCCCGCGCCACGACGTGCCGAGCTTCGACCAGCGCGTCACGCAGTGGATGTCGGTGGTGACCTGCTCGGCCGGCAGGGCCATCAGCTCGGCCCAGCTCCAGGTGAGCCGCTCGCCGGTCTCCGTCGTGATGCTGAACGCCCACTCGTCGGTGGGGATCCGCGGCGTCGGCCCGGCGGACAGCACCGGGAAGTCCTCCGTGAGGTACTGCCCCGGGGGCAGCCGCACGTCGGTGTCCCGGCGACGACCGCCGAACCCGCGGGAGAACTCGGCCATCGCTCCTCCGTGTGTCTCGCGTGACGTCGCGAGCCTACTGCCGGTCGCCGCACCGGTGGCGGCATCGGAAGCGACCGTGAGGGTCGCTCCGGGTGCGACCACCGGTGCGGCGAGGGCGCCCGCGGTCAGACGCGCGCGGGCGCCGGGGCGGGGACCGGGACGGCGGCGGGCTCCGGGTCGTGGCCCACGTCCACGTGCGGCAGGACGCGGTCCAGCCAGGCGGGCAGCCACCAGTTCGCGGTGCCGAGCAGCTTCATGGTCGCGGGGACCAGCACCAGCCGGACCAGGGTCGCGTCGACCAGGATCGCGGTGGCCAGGCCGACGCCGAACATCTTGGTCGCGGCGTCCTCGCCCAGCACGAAGGCCAGGAAGACGCAGACCATGATCGCGGCGGCGGAGGTGATGACCCGGCCGGTGCGCGCGATGCCGCGGACCACGGCCTCGTCGTTGGATCCCGTCTCCGCGTAGGACTCCCGGACGCGGGACAGGAGGAACACCTCGTAGTCCATGGACAGCCCGAACAGCAGCGCGAACATGAACATCGGGATGAAGGACACGATCGGCACGGTCGCCTCGAGCCCGATCAGGTCGGCGCCCCAGCCCCACTGGAAGACCATGACCATCACGCCGTAGGCGGCACCGATGCTCAGCAGGTTGAGCAGCACGGCCTTGAGCGGGACCAGCACCGAGCGGAACACCAGCATGAGCAGCAGGAAGGACATCGCCAGGACGGCCCCGACGAAGACCGGCAGCCGGTCGTTCACGCGCTGGCCCACGTCGGCGAAGTTCGCGGTCTGCCCGCCGACGTGCGCGACGGCCGCGCTGTCCGCGAGCGCCGCGGGGAACACGTCGGCCCGCAGCCGCGCGATGGTGTCCGCGGTCGCCTCCTCCTGGGGACCGGTGGTGGCGTAGGCGACGATCGTCGCGAGGTCGCCGCGCACCACGGGCTCCTCGACGCCGGCGACACCGGGGTCGGCGGCCACCGCCGCGGCGACGGCGGACGCGGCAGCCGGGTCGCCGGCCAGCTCCACGGCCACGACGAGCGGCCCGTTGCGGCCCGGCCCGAAGCCCTCGGCCACCAGGTCGTAGGCCTGCCGCTCGGTCCGGCTGGGCGGCAGCGCACCGTCGTCGGGGATGCCGACCCGCAGTCCGACGACGGGCGCGGCCAGGGCCAGCAGGACCAGGCTCACGCCCACCGCGTAGATGCCGGGGTGCCGGGTCACGTGCCGCGTCCAGCGCTCCCACCGCGGGCTCGTCGTCGCCAGGCGTCGCCGGCCCACCACACGGCGGCCCGCCACGGCGAGCAGCGCGGGCAGGAGCGTCGCGGACGCGACGACCATCACCAGCACGACGAGCGAGATCGCGATGCCGCCCGCGGTCATGAACGGCACGCCCGCGACGGCGAGCCCCAGGATCGAGACGACGACGATCCCGCCCGCGAACACCACGGGACGGCCCGCGGTCGCCAGGGCCCGCGCGATCGACTCGTCGGCCGGCACCAGCCGCGCGAGGTTCTCGCGGTGCCGCGTCACGACGAACAGCGCGTAGTCGATCCCGACGCCCAGGCCGACCATCGCGCCGAGCACCGGCGCGTAGCTCGGCACCGTCATCACCGAGGCGAGCAGCGTCATCCCGCCGATGCCGACGGCCAGGCCCAGCACGGCCATCCCGACCGGCAGCAGCGCCGCGACGAACGAGCCGAACGCGAGCAGCAGGATCACGAGCGCGGCGAGGATGCCGACGAGCTCGCCGAGGTTCTCCCCCGATCCCTCGTAGGCGAAGAACAGGTCCCCGCCCATCTCGACGCGCAGCGCCGCGTCGTGCGGCACCGCCTTGAGCGCCTCGAGGTCGGCCGCGGACAGCTGGTCGAGCGTCGGGTACTGCACGCGCAGCAGCGCGACGCGGCCGTCGGACGAGACCACGCCGCTCGTCGCGGAGGCGTCGGTCGCCAGCGCCCCGGACGGGTCCGTGGTGCCGAGCACGTGCGGGAGCGCCGCGACGTCGGTCTGCAGCTGCGCGAGGGCCGTGCGCGCGGCCTCGTCGGACCGGAACGTGCCGTCCCCGGCGGGGGTGACAACCACCTGCGCGGTGATGCCGTCCTGGCCGCCGCCGGACGCGGCGATCAGGTCGTTGGCCTGCTGCGAGTCCAGGCCGGGCACGGT is a genomic window of Cellulomonas fulva containing:
- a CDS encoding YciI family protein, with translation MTQATHMVLLWGDERAWAARTPQEETVNGAAHERFRALAVERGHVLVASEELAAAPVGKVVRRRAAGAPPSVTDGPFGELTEVVGGFYLVATDEPEDLVALVADVLLEDAEIRPVVDHS
- the abc-f gene encoding ribosomal protection-like ABC-F family protein, whose protein sequence is MSATLQARRVSAAFGDRELFAGLDLVVAPGDVVGLVGPNGAGKTTLLTILAGSRAPDGGTVTLSPPTAQVGYLRQEVERRSDETVRTFLERRTGVLDAQRAMDAASDALAADEPDAGDVFTSALETWMALGGADLDSRLGVVADDLGLAVDLDLPMTALSGGQAARVGLAALLLSRFDLYLLDEPTNDLDADGLDRLEEFVQEAQAPVVVVSHDREFLARTVTTVVEIDRSLQRVATYGGSYDAYLEERSTARRQAREAYEAYAGRRDALAARARMQRAWMEKGVRNARRKATDPDKHVKHHRGETAEKQAAKARQTDKMIERLEVVEEPRKEWQLRMSIAAAPRSGAVVATARAAVVRRGGFVLGPVDLQLDWQDRVAVTGPNGSGKSTLLALLLGRLAPDEGSATLGSGVLVGEVDQARAAFEGDEPVGDAFAREVPDWTTADVRTLLAKFGLAGHQVGRPASSLSPGERTRATLALLQARGVNLLVLDEPTNHLDLPAIEQLEQAMESFEGTILLVTHDRRMLDTVRLTRRWHVDDGQVLEVPRD
- a CDS encoding DUF6510 family protein, with protein sequence MRQHPEGPRGPAEVVDGNAIAGSLRALLETDATVVVVECAHCGASAPMATAVVEVDERAAIVRCRGCTRTLFTVLRHDERVELRIAAVASLSTPPA
- a CDS encoding sulfite oxidase-like oxidoreductase, producing the protein MAEFSRGFGGRRRDTDVRLPPGQYLTEDFPVLSAGPTPRIPTDEWAFSITTETGERLTWSWAELMALPAEQVTTDIHCVTRWSKLGTSWRGVSLDVLFADVETSLDFAMVHSYGGYTTNVALEDLLDERSWVAFEFDGEPLDPEHGGPARLLVPHLYFWKSAKWVRGIELQERDDPGFWEQNGYHLHGDPWTEERYW
- a CDS encoding ferredoxin reductase; translation: MSAPRWMPARVAEAVPSTAHARVLRLAVPGWPGNLPGQHLDVRLTAEDGYQAERSYSIASSGPGELVELAVDEVVDGEVSHYLVRVVEPGDAMEVKGPLGAYFVWDAGDPSPVQLVAGGSGIVPLLAMLRARVAGGVGGPFRLLYSVRSAADAMYRDEIDALASGDIEVTWAYTRAAPDGWGGRVGRLGPTEVAAATWPPDQKPLTYVCGPTGFVEAAADALVAAGHDPLRVRTERFGGR
- a CDS encoding SDR family oxidoreductase, producing the protein MDDDAARDDDAPVLVTGGTGMLGREVVAELLRRGRAVRLLSRRPATDDAPGIGRVVGDLTTGAGLDTALAGVAAVIHCASEPGTPARDVEAAGRLLIAARAAGTPHLVFISIVGVDAIPYSYYRAKLEVEGLVEAGGVPWTTLRATQFHQFVPRLLDRMTVAGLTVLPGGTSVQPVEVREVAARLVDLVAAGPSGRVEDLAGPQVLSAREAYRIVAAAQGRRPRSVSVPLPGKAFAAVRAGHHLAPPDHATGRVTLAEALADEAAQG
- a CDS encoding superinfection immunity protein, producing the protein MSGNDRYDSGARPYDLPAEPVAYGTAPYGTAPYGTAPPVHPGYDDVRDGAPVPSIAWSTVRSDQVVPSGVTVLVAWLLVLFTGFYLLPWAIAATRGKADRWSIFWVTLLLGWTGIGWLICLVWSVLPHHMVRIAPLPAPAGWYPQPDGSHAFWDGARWTGHRA
- a CDS encoding GNAT family N-acetyltransferase, with translation MSSSIHGAPEPVRPRPSVHAEREQRATPRAGQPGAIPDSERAFFVQEFRGVTIVLSLPVLDDDALEPLSRTVRGFDEGDTRLVLVVADQGDAARLQARLHPALGEAAVLTAPTVWSEDALAGLWITATDARVVVVVAADPRAVAASAGFVAAGLGASKVVLTDPDGGWGDPPRSFVDLELHRDALDSALRERGDGSLLHAAETALRGGAFSVNLCRAQDIELELFTFDGTGTLLTLGGYVHLTELRVDDLPAVERLVAQGVADGVLKPRSREQVARMAVGGLGARVLRTGHLAGIVGLETEPYGRDGLGEVSALITVSEFSGAGSGGLLVDGLVERARGAGLRALFAVTVSDDAAAFFVRRGFREVPQDAVPASKWDGYDPERLAHARCFWFDLRP
- a CDS encoding winged helix DNA-binding domain-containing protein, whose translation is MQPADVVRHRLRAQHLRGGRAEGPAQVVRELLAVQAQELPVARWSLAQRSTGDDEEVRRLLDEGAVLRTHALRPTWHLLAPEDLRWVLRATSPRVHQASVTACRREGLDADALRRTDSLLAAAVGARGHLTREGLREALGTERSAMWWTLAVMHAELEGVLVSGRAQGVHQTYALAEERAPAGRDLTGDEALVELVRRFLVGHGPAGVRDLAWWASLTLTQVRRALAALDDEVERLDVAGTELWWVPAALPSDDGGGAARDVVGNGTGDGPVVDLLQAFDEAHGSFPATRSLMDPAGLAAHRPQDNAAIHVLLVDGLVAGWWRRYTRPGRVEVTVRPARELTAAEHASVLAAFAEHERFVGQEVRVEFG
- a CDS encoding DoxX family membrane protein, which codes for MRIASLPPRLATGAFILHEGLGKLRGDEERAKGVHGAAADAYPFLQHVPPTRFLRLLGIAEVTLGAALLVPFVPDRLAGTGLTAFSGGLLGMYLRTPGMHEPGSVWPTPDGLAVSKDVWMLGIGVGLVASRSRP
- the map gene encoding type I methionyl aminopeptidase; this translates as MLKSAADIAAMRPAGTFVAGVLSSLRDVATVGMTLQQLNDHAHGMIRDAGAHSVYLGYHPSFGAMPYPGVLCTSVNDAALHGLPSSYVLQDGDVLSIDFAAQVQGWVADSAITFQLGTPTPEAQRLIETTERALAAGIAAARVGGRMGDVSAAIGEVGHKGGYGINTDFGGHGVGRTMHEDPHVPNDGRRRSGLKLQAGLVVAIEPWFMAGGDEYVVDPDGWTIRSADGSLAAHFEHTVALTKDGPVVLTARD